The region tgatggagctaggtataaatgatgatggagctaggtataaatgatgatggagctaggtataattgatgatggagctaggtataaatgatgatggagctaggtataaatgatgatggagctaggtataaatgattatggagctaggtataaatgatgatggagctaggtataaatgatgatggagctTACGTACAAATGATGATGATGTGAGATTTCCAAAAAGTACTTATTTTTGATAATCATCCTTGTGTCTATTGCAGGTTTCAAAAGTGAACAGGCTGTCGCGGGTATCGTCAGCTACCGTACGCAACTCCTGTGCCAAAAAGCCGCCGGCCTCCCGACCACTGCTGTCCAGAACTGTGAAGTCCACAGCCACAGCGCTTCCCAGGGGCCACGTCCGCTACACCAAAGCCAGACTTCTCAAAGAGGCCAAACTCACCGTGGGCAAGAGAGCCTCCTCCAAAGCTCGCCAACCCCTGAAGAACCAACGGCGCTCTGCCTGTGGCAGTGCCCGCCGCCACCCACGCCCACCACACTCCAACTCAGGAAAACTCTCAAGTGGCGATGCAAAGACTCCCAACAAACAGAAGGTACAATCCAACAAGGCAGCCGGCAGGTGTTGCCTACAACGAGTCAACGGGCAGCTTCACCCACGCCGATGTGGCGGTAAGCAGGTACTGCAGGGGCGTGAGGGCGTCAGACACTCCAAGCGACGTCTGGGGCTCCCGGCTGAGGAGAGTCCAACAGAGACACCGGAGTCTTCGCCGGAGGTCAAGAAGGTTAGACTGCAGATCAATGCCCCGGAGACGCGAAGCAGCAGGAAGGTCAATGTCCAGGAGAAGGCTGTGGCGGGGTCCGGCGGCCATCTTGGTAAGGTCACGTCATCCCGACCTTCCTCCTCGGAGCAAAGACCCAAACGAGCCTCCGCTGGCAAGCTGATGTTGACCCGACAAGCACAGCCCATACCccctactgctaatactactactactgctaatactacacCACCAGCTAAGAACACTACTTCTAAGAAAACTTTCCAGGGCACTTCCAAGAACACTTCCCATGTCACTTCCAAGGGCACTTCCACCTCCACTTCCACTAGCTCAGCAGCCAAGGTGAAACCAGGCACCAGCAGCCCAGCTAAACCAGCAGCAGAGCCTAAAGCAGCAGAGAGGCAGCGGGAGAGTGGGGAGAAGAGAGGTGCAGCACCACCCCCTCCCCCGCCCCTAACCGAGGTGCCAGTGTTCAGACCCAGTCTGGAGGAGTTCCACGACCCTCTGGTGTATGTGGAAGCGGTGCGCGGGCAGGCAGAGAGCTATGGGCTGTGCAGGGTGGCTCCTCCTCAGGACTGGAGGCCAGAGTGCAAGCTGAAAGAGGACATGAGGTTTGTGACCCAGGTGCAGCACATCCATAAGTTGGGTCGGCGCTGGGGGCCCAATGTACTCCGGCTGGCCTGCATCAGGAAACACCTCCAGGCCCAGGGCATCTCCATGGAGGACCCCCCGCTCATAGGTACATTTCTGTAGAACTGATACTTAGGGTGcatcccaactggcaccctatttgctacatagtacactacttttgaccagagccctatgggggccctatggaccctggtaaAAAATAATGCACTAAGAAAAGGGTTTCATTTGGGACTAAGACTGTCACTAAGGTTTAATGTCAAAGACATTTAGGGAGCTACAAATAGTTCCTCCACATCCTGTTATTCTAGTACAGTTTCATGTTATTCTAGTACAGCTTCATCTTATTCTAGTACAGTTTCATCTTATTCTAGTACAGTCATGTTATTCTAGTACAGTTTCATCTTATTCTAGTACAGTTTCATCTTATTCTAGTACAGTCATGTTATTCTAGTACAGTTTCATCTTATTCTAGTACAGTTTCATCTTATTCTAGTACAGTCATGTTATTCTAGTACAGTTTCATCTTATTCTAGTACAGTTTCATCTTATTCTAGTACAGTCATGTTATTCTAGTACAGTTTCATCTTATTCTAGTACAGTTTCCTCTTATTCTAGTACAGTTTCATCTTATTCTAGTACAGTTTCATGTTATTCTAGTACAGTTTCATCTTATTCTAGTACAGTTTCATCTTATTCTAGTACAGTCATGTTATTCTAGTACAGTTTCATCTTATTCTAGTACAGTTTCATCTGATTCTAGTACAGTTTCATCTGATTCTAGTACAGTTTCATGTTATTCTTGTACAGTTTCATGTTATTCTAGTACAGTTTCATGTTATTCTAGTACAGTTTCATCTTATTCTAGTACAGCTTCATGTTATTCTAGTACAGTTTCACGATATTCTAGTACAGCTTCATGTTATTCTAGCACATATGTCAACTCTACATAGAGTGGCTATCTATCAGGTTGTACAGTTTGAAGTTTCCTCTTGTTAATTTAGTGTGCTGCCAAAGGTTTCCTTCTGAGGGAACTATACTATAGTTAAATGGCTTCTCCCAAATTACCTCTGACCCCCCCACCCTCTCATCCTGACCTCTGAACCACCTCTCATCCTGACATCTGACGCACCTCTCATCCTGACCTCTGAACCATCTCTCATCCTGACCTCTGAACCACCTGTCATTCTGACCTCTGAACCATCTCTCATCCTGACCTCTGAACCATCTCTCATCCTGACCTCTGAACCACCTCTCATCCTGACCTCTGAACCACCTCTCATCCTGACCTCTGACCCACCTCTCCTCCTGACCTCTGAACCACCTCTCATCCTGACCATTCTGCCCATTGGCTGCTGCTGATTGCTCTTAGTGTGTTTGTAAGTGAGACCTTGATTCTGACCTTACCTAGTGAGGAAGGATTACAGTTCCTCTGCCAGGTGGCAGCTTTGATGAGATTACACTGGGAGAGATGGGGGTTGTCAGGatccccgacacacacacacacacacacacacacacacacacacacacacacacacacacacacacacacacacacacacacacacacacacacacacacacacacacacagacaaaattgagtgagtgagtgagtgagtgagtgagtgagagagagagagtgtgtgtgtgagagtgagtgagtgagtgagtgagagagagagagagagagagagagagagagagagagagagagagagagagagagagagagtgtgtgtgtgtgtgtgtgtgtgtgagtgagtgagtgagtgagtgagtgagtgagtgagtgagtgagtgagtgagtgtgtgtgagaatgagtgtgtgtgaCAAATGGGGAACGTCTGATTTTACAGGCAGCAGACACCCATggtgagggaaaggagaggaacgAAGTAGCAGAGATATTACACTctgtctgcatctcaaatggcacactattccctatatagtgcatgaccagggcccatactagttatatagggaatagggtgccatttgggacatagacattctctctctcaggctCCAATACCTACAGGCCTCTGCTTTGTCAGAGTGGGCCTCAACCTCAAACAGGATCATGGCTGTCTAAACCAGGCTGTCCTGGCTAACAGAGCCAAGTCATTCATTCATCAAACATCCACAGCCTCTCATCTAGAACATTTGGCTGTAATTTGTTTGAAAGCTTATTGTAAATGTAGTGAATGTTGCTGCTTTTTCAGAATCCATGTTTATCAGCCCCGTTGGTCCTCTCTATATCCTCCcagatgtatacagtatatccattTTAACCTGTGTTCTTCTATCTTGGTCATGGGCGCCCACAGGGTGTGCATGCTTTTGTTCCAACCCAGCACTAACAGCCCAGTACTAATACACCAAACCaaccaattattattattaagccATGTGGTTTCACAGATCCAGGATTAAAGAACATTGTTTTAACCTCCttgttctgtgttctgtctcgCCCTCCTTcattcccttctcttcctccttatcctccctccctcgcttcctccttcactccctcccaacctcctccctccctctcttcctccttcactccctccctatccctctcaccctccctccctccctccctccctccctccctccctccctccctccctccctccctccctccctccctccctccctccctctttcactccctccctatcctccctccctccctctcaccctctttcacgccctccctccttcactccctcctcttcctccatatcctccctctccccctccctccctatcctccctctctctctctctcctccactccctcctcttcctccttatcctcactctcaccctctttcactccctccctaacctccctccctccttcactccctcctcttcctccatatcctccctatctccctcctcttcctccctctctccccttcactccctcctcttcctcccactctccctccctgccagGCGGATGTGAGTTGGACCTGGCCCGGTTCTTTCAGCTCATCAACGACATGGGCGGCATGCAGCAGGTCAGCGACATGAAGAAATGGAATAAGCTAGCCGACCAGCTCCGTATCCCCAAGACTGCACAGGTACTGTACTGCTTCAAGGTTGCATAAATGGCACCCTGCTCTCTATATAGTagactgcttttgaccagggtccataaggctctggcctactatatagggaatagggggccattcgGTACTCAGTCTCTTGTGTTGACCATGATGCTGTTCTGTAACAAACAATTCCTTCCGGCATCCGTGCCTTGTAGtgtttcatctacactgaagtggGTCATTTTGTTTTTATCCTACTTTTTTATTTGAGATTGACTTCTGATGAAAACCAACAGCCAGCCCAGCTAGCTGCATAGCTAAGTATAGCACTTTGACATTTGATGTTAACACTGCCCTCCCTGTCAACTGTCAACTGCAACGTAATAATATCCTACCACCCGACCACAGGATCGTCTGGCCAAGCTGCAGGAGGCCTATTGTCAGTACCTACTGTCCTACGACTCCCTGGACCCCGCTGAGCGCATCCGCCTGGAGAGGGAGGTgctggaggagaaggggaggctggagaagaagagagggccCCTGGAGGGCCACTCAGATGACTCCCAACAGAGCCTGCTCCAGCTGCCCCGCTGTGAGCCCAAGAATGGCCTGGTAAACGGGGTGATCCGGAGGAACGGCCTGCCCAGGAACCTGGAGGAAGGAGCGAAAGAGGGGAAGAAACAGGAGAAGGACATGTGGCTGAGGTCCAGCAGGAGGAGACTGTTCTCtcaggagaagaaaggaggaagaggaggagcagaggaggagaaagagttTCTTAGCGACCAGCACAAGTGTATATACAGGGTAGGTCATGTTAGCCCCTTTCTCTGACCCTGTACACACTCATGTTGAACAACTGATGTACAACACATTTGGCACAACAAATGTGATACAACAGACATTTTTTCTGGACCAAAATAATTACCCAAGCATAGTGGAGGCACTACAACATGCACAATGCTTGTGTAAATATTCGATTGGTTAAGTCTATTGGTTAATGAGCTCTGTGGTAGCTGTGTGTGGGCAGATTGAATACAGTGCAGCACTGTCAATACAGTGTGTATAGCTGTTAATGCCTGGAGGCAGAACTACAATATCCCTGGTTCAGTTGCTCTCACATCTAATATAGGTCATTGCACATCTGCAAGCACAGAAGCCACACACACGATCAGACACacacgatcagacacacacacgatcagacacacacacgatcagacacacacacgatcagacacacacactatcagacacacacacgatcagacacacacgatcagacacacacacgatcagacacacacgatcagacacacacacgatcagacacacacacgatcagacacacacacgatcagacacacacacgatcagacacacacacgatcagacacacacacacgatcagacacacacacgatcagacacacacacacacacacgatcagacacacacacacacacgatcagacacacacacaatcagacacacacacgatcagacacacacgatcagacacacgcgatcagacacacacacgatcagacacacacacgatcagacacacacgatcagacacacacacgatcagacacacacacacacacacaatcagacacacacacgatcagacacacacacacacacacgatcagacacacacacgatcagacacacacacacacacacacacgatcagacacacacacgatcagacacacacacacacacacgatcagacacacacacgatcagacacacacacacacacacctcattttGACAACACGTCACCTCATGTCAACTTATCACTGCCAGTGTTTCTGTCTTGATGCTCCATGATGATCTTCTGTTGCTCACACTTCTCTTATCAGTAGTGTCAGTTAcagttctcctgtagtatcagttagttttcctgtagtatcagttagttctcctgtagtatcagttagttctcctgtagtatcagttagttctcctgtagtatcagttagttctcctgtagtatcaattagttctcctgtagtatcagttagttctcctgtagtatcagttacaGTTATCatgtagtatcagttagttctcctgtagtatcagttacttctcctgtagtatcagttacttctcctgtagtatcagttagttctcctgtagtatcagttagttctcctgtaatatcagttagttctcctgtagtatcagtcaCAGTTATCCTGTAGTATCAGTaagttctcctgtagtatcagttagttctcctgtagtatcagttagttctcctgtagtatcagttagttctcctgtagtatcaattagttctcctgtagtatcagttagttctcctgtagtatcagttacaGTTATCatgtagtatcagttagttctcctgtagtatcagttacttctcctgtagtatcagttacttctcctgtagtatcagttagttctcctgtagtatcagttagttctcctgtaatatcagttagttctcctgtagtatcagtcaCAGTTatcctgtagtatcagttagttctcctgtagtatcagttagttctcctgtagtatcagttagttctcctgtagtatcaggtacagttctcctgtagtatcagtcagttctcctgtagtatcagttacagttctcctgtagtatcagttagttctcctgtagtatcagtcagttctcctgtagtatcagttacagttctcctgtagtatcagttagttctccagtagtatcagttagttctcctgtagtatcagttacaGTTATCatgtagtatcagttagttctcctgtagtatcagttacttctcctgtagtatcagttacttctcctgtagtatcagttagttctcctgtaatatcagttagttctcctgtagtatcagttagttctcctgtagtatcagcTAGTTCTTCTGTAGTATCAGTTcgttctcctgtagtatcagttagttctcctgtagtatcagttagttctcttgtagtatcagttagttctcctgtaATATCAGTTCGTTCTCCTGTAAtatcagttagttctcctgtagtatcagttagttctcctgtag is a window of Oncorhynchus clarkii lewisi isolate Uvic-CL-2024 unplaced genomic scaffold, UVic_Ocla_1.0 unplaced_contig_10369_pilon_pilon, whole genome shotgun sequence DNA encoding:
- the LOC139404976 gene encoding protein Jumonji-like isoform X2 → MAYFGSAQDDVDLEDEDDEEEECDDRMSAHSHNSTSCPSSQRKNKTTPGKKVSNGHVLNGHSRSLRGKELFLRPRGREAIQARERAERGEARRENHRTSTGRPARTSSTTHSLRHSRPNKEHPKQVSKVNRLSRVSSATVRNSCAKKPPASRPLLSRTVKSTATALPRGHVRYTKARLLKEAKLTVGKRASSKARQPLKNQRRSACGSARRHPRPPHSNSGKLSSGDAKTPNKQKVQSNKAAGRCCLQRVNGQLHPRRCGGKQVLQGREGVRHSKRRLGLPAEESPTETPESSPEVKKVRLQINAPETRSSRKVNVQEKAVAGSGGHLGKVTSSRPSSSEQRPKRASAGKLMLTRQAQPIPPTANTTTTANTTPPAKNTTSKKTFQGTSKNTSHVTSKGTSTSTSTSSAAKVKPGTSSPAKPAAEPKAAERQRESGEKRGAAPPPPPPLTEVPVFRPSLEEFHDPLVYVEAVRGQAESYGLCRVAPPQDWRPECKLKEDMRFVTQVQHIHKLGRRWGPNVLRLACIRKHLQAQGISMEDPPLIGGCELDLARFFQLINDMGGMQQVSDMKKWNKLADQLRIPKTAQDRLAKLQEAYCQYLLSYDSLDPAERIRLEREVLEEKGRLEKKRGPLEGHSDDSQQSLLQLPRCEPKNGLVNGVIRRNGLPRNLEEGAKEGKKQEKDMWLRSSRRRLFSQEKKGGRGGAEEEKEFLSDQHKCIYRGKSVSLTTFYRTARNTMNMCFNKEPGTAEVEQEYWNIVEQRECHVAVHCGKVDTKTHGSGFPVGKSETFSKHGWNLTILPNNSGSILRHLGAVPGVTIPWLNIGMVFSTSCWSRDHHRLPYIDYLHTGADCIWYCIPAEEKVKLDKVVHTLLQANGTPGLEMLENNIMISPEVLCRAGVKVHRTVQQSGQFVVCFPAAFVSKELKCRRIERSFSMEKLLYQIAMSESKRENGVILSTMTSLLKDLRDTELRQRRDLFDAGLRSVARYCSHDNQASSESRRIQRQWLRLDPSDRRCQVCQHLCYLSMVVQESENVVFCLECVLLYVQKHKSCRGLKMMYRYDEDQINHLVSRVCGRVLEKSGAMKRRGTRGLQGPGEASTPAKRSARNRTSITVSLTRLPSSTLPKTALSSK
- the LOC139404976 gene encoding protein Jumonji-like isoform X1, whose product is MAYFGSAQDDVDLEDEDDEEEECDDRMSAHSHNSTSCPSSQRKNKTTPGKKVSNGHVLNGHSRSLRGKELFLRPRGREAIQARERAERGEARRENHRTSTGRPARTSSTTHSLRHSRPNKEHPKQVSKVNRLSRVSSATVRNSCAKKPPASRPLLSRTVKSTATALPRGHVRYTKARLLKEAKLTVGKRASSKARQPLKNQRRSACGSARRHPRPPHSNSGKLSSGDAKTPNKQKVQSNKAAGRCCLQRVNGQLHPRRCGGKQVLQGREGVRHSKRRLGLPAEESPTETPESSPEVKKVRLQINAPETRSSRKVNVQEKAVAGSGGHLGKVTSSRPSSSEQRPKRASAGKLMLTRQAQPIPPTANTTTTANTTPPAKNTTSKKTFQGTSKNTSHVTSKGTSTSTSTSSAAKVKPGTSSPAKPAAEPKAAERQRESGEKRGAAPPPPPPLTEVPVFRPSLEEFHDPLVYVEAVRGQAESYGLCRVAPPQDWRPECKLKEDMRFVTQVQHIHKLGRRWGPNVLRLACIRKHLQAQGISMEDPPLIGGCELDLARFFQLINDMGGMQQVSDMKKWNKLADQLRIPKTAQDRLAKLQEAYCQYLLSYDSLDPAERIRLEREVLEEKGRLEKKRGPLEGHSDDSQQSLLQLPRCEPKNGLVNGVIRRNGLPRNLEEGAKEGKKQEKDMWLRSSRRRLFSQEKKGGRGGAEEEKEFLSDQHKCIYRGKSVSLTTFYRTARNTMNMCFNKEPGTAEVEQEYWNIVEQRECHVAVHCGKVDTKTHGSGFPVGKSETFSKHGWNLTILPNNSGSILRHLGAVPGVTIPWLNIGMVFSTSCWSRDHHRLPYIDYLHTGADCIWYCIPAEEKVKLDKVVHTLLQANGTPGLEMLENNIMISPEVLCRAGVKVHRTVQQSGQFVVCFPAAFVSKVCCGYSVSETVHFATPQWLNTGYQAAKELKCRRIERSFSMEKLLYQIAMSESKRENGVILSTMTSLLKDLRDTELRQRRDLFDAGLRSVARYCSHDNQASSESRRIQRQWLRLDPSDRRCQVCQHLCYLSMVVQESENVVFCLECVLLYVQKHKSCRGLKMMYRYDEDQINHLVSRVCGRVLEKSGAMKRRGTRGLQGPGEASTPAKRSARNRTSITVSLTRLPSSTLPKTALSSK